One stretch of Mycobacteriales bacterium DNA includes these proteins:
- the hisC gene encoding histidinol-phosphate transaminase, whose translation MAVHLRAAMGALPSYVAGRKAADSVVLASNESPYGLLPSVAERINGLTAGISRYPDMAASRLVAAIAAHHGVAAERVAVGAGSVEVVGQVAAAAVDAGDEVVFGWRAFEAYPIITAIVGGTAVKVPLRDHAHDLAAMADAVSERTRLVLLCNPSNPTSTAVGAAELTAFVDRVPDDVLIVLDEAYHEYADPAVVPDGLVLFGDRPNVVVTRTFSKAYALAGLRVGYCIGDPEVVAAVRKTQVPFSVSALAQECAIAALGDAAEVERRAAMTVAERERVAELLVAAGYDVPPSQANFVWLPVGDDAAAIAAHCEAGGVIVRPFAGEGLRVTIGTPDENDRFLALFETWPHSG comes from the coding sequence TGCGCGCCGCGATGGGCGCGCTGCCGAGCTACGTCGCCGGCCGCAAGGCGGCCGACAGCGTCGTGCTCGCCAGCAACGAATCGCCGTACGGGCTGTTGCCCTCCGTCGCCGAGCGGATCAACGGGCTGACCGCGGGGATCAGCCGCTATCCCGACATGGCGGCGAGCCGCCTGGTCGCTGCGATCGCGGCTCACCACGGCGTCGCAGCCGAGCGGGTGGCGGTCGGTGCGGGCAGCGTCGAGGTCGTCGGCCAGGTCGCCGCAGCCGCGGTCGATGCCGGCGACGAGGTGGTGTTCGGCTGGCGGGCGTTCGAGGCCTACCCGATCATCACCGCGATCGTGGGCGGCACCGCGGTGAAGGTCCCGCTCCGCGATCACGCGCACGATCTGGCCGCCATGGCCGACGCGGTCAGCGAGCGCACCCGGCTGGTGCTGCTGTGCAACCCGAGCAACCCGACGAGCACCGCGGTCGGCGCGGCGGAGCTCACCGCCTTCGTCGACCGCGTCCCTGACGACGTTCTCATCGTGCTCGACGAGGCCTATCACGAGTACGCCGACCCGGCCGTGGTCCCCGACGGTCTTGTGCTGTTCGGCGACCGGCCGAACGTCGTGGTCACCCGGACGTTCTCGAAGGCGTATGCGTTGGCCGGACTTCGCGTCGGGTACTGCATCGGCGACCCGGAGGTCGTCGCGGCGGTCCGCAAGACCCAGGTGCCGTTCAGCGTCAGCGCGCTCGCCCAGGAGTGCGCGATCGCGGCGCTCGGCGACGCAGCCGAAGTCGAGCGTCGCGCGGCGATGACCGTCGCCGAGCGCGAGCGGGTGGCAGAGCTCCTGGTTGCCGCCGGCTACGACGTGCCGCCGTCGCAGGCAAACTTCGTCTGGTTGCCGGTCGGTGACGACGCCGCCGCGATCGCCGCGCACTGCGAGGCCGGCGGCGTCATCGTCCGGCCGTTCGCAGGAGAAGGCCTTCGGGTGACGATCGGCACCCCTGACGAGAACGACCGGTTCCTCGCGTTGTTCGAGACCTGGCCGCATAGCGGCTGA
- a CDS encoding type II CAAX endopeptidase family protein, translating to MKVRAQGLVVGACVVSGLFGLLALGGTASQTASAGGRAVSGVIGIAAVALAARLIMVGLSLEPYSVTIRTLTTTSRFTRAEVLGLASQPALGGRVRRLVVVCADGRVVPSPWTLSRSGNRAWAASGAWAAAGFGPTQEQVAPTLSQAGRLIEVDELPVATAEPGLAPQTVAPLTDAAPLRWIGWETGFVVAAFALPGVAAAVEILSQHLEGVSNLNEFALPLPHNPAASLFILILGYLTTALVVPIALLLLARTGQPPKTLGLDRPAIRRDLVPAVGLLAGVFAANVVVVLAFSHVINNKHLANTATNSHVPAYYVVYALVVSATTAINEEVVVNGYFMTRLSQLGWSPWRAFALSLAVRTSYHAYYGVGLIATIPFGYLVTRSFQKHRRLARPILAHFLYDATLLTIAVLTS from the coding sequence GTGAAGGTTCGCGCGCAGGGTCTGGTCGTCGGTGCATGCGTCGTCAGCGGGCTGTTCGGCCTGCTCGCGCTCGGCGGCACCGCGAGCCAGACCGCCTCGGCCGGTGGGCGCGCCGTGTCCGGCGTGATCGGCATCGCTGCTGTCGCGCTGGCGGCCCGGCTCATCATGGTCGGGCTGAGTCTGGAGCCGTACTCGGTGACCATCCGCACGCTCACCACCACGAGCCGCTTCACCCGTGCCGAGGTGCTCGGGCTGGCCAGCCAGCCAGCTCTCGGCGGCCGGGTCCGACGCCTTGTCGTGGTGTGCGCCGACGGGAGGGTCGTGCCGTCGCCCTGGACGCTCAGCCGTTCGGGCAACCGAGCGTGGGCAGCGAGTGGCGCGTGGGCCGCGGCGGGATTCGGCCCGACCCAAGAGCAGGTCGCCCCGACACTGAGCCAGGCCGGGCGGCTGATCGAGGTGGACGAGCTGCCGGTTGCCACGGCCGAGCCGGGCCTCGCGCCACAGACCGTTGCGCCGCTGACCGACGCGGCGCCGCTGCGCTGGATCGGCTGGGAGACCGGGTTCGTCGTGGCCGCCTTCGCGCTGCCCGGGGTGGCGGCCGCCGTAGAGATCCTGTCCCAGCACCTCGAAGGCGTCAGCAACCTCAACGAGTTCGCCCTGCCGCTGCCTCACAACCCCGCGGCCAGCTTGTTCATCCTGATCCTGGGGTACCTGACGACCGCGCTCGTCGTCCCGATCGCCTTGCTGTTGCTGGCCCGCACCGGTCAGCCGCCGAAGACGCTCGGGTTGGATCGGCCGGCGATTCGGCGCGACCTGGTGCCCGCCGTTGGGCTGCTGGCGGGCGTGTTCGCCGCGAACGTCGTCGTCGTACTCGCGTTCTCGCACGTCATCAACAACAAGCACTTGGCAAACACCGCCACGAACTCGCACGTGCCGGCGTACTACGTCGTCTACGCGTTGGTGGTCTCGGCGACGACGGCGATCAACGAGGAAGTGGTCGTCAACGGCTACTTCATGACTCGGTTGTCACAGCTGGGCTGGTCGCCGTGGCGCGCGTTCGCGTTGAGCCTCGCGGTCCGGACGAGCTACCACGCCTACTACGGCGTCGGTCTGATCGCCACGATCCCGTTCGGGTACCTCGTGACCCGCTCGTTCCAGAAGCATCGCCGGCTGGCCCGCCCGATCCTCGCCCATTTCCTGTACGACGCGACCTTGCTGACCATCGCGGTCCTGACGTCATAA
- a CDS encoding Rrf2 family transcriptional regulator, whose product MTIFSTGSVRVSAKTDYAIRAAIELATAGDSSSARTAQEIADAQQVPLRFLLNILADLRRVGLVDSRRGPHGGWWLSRPAGSITVADVIRAVDGPLSEPTNARPGETAKLASAASVDDLWAAVHAGIRDILERITVADLATGDLPGATAV is encoded by the coding sequence ATGACCATCTTCAGCACCGGATCGGTGCGCGTGTCCGCCAAGACCGACTACGCGATCCGTGCGGCGATCGAGCTCGCGACGGCCGGCGACAGCTCGAGCGCGCGCACCGCGCAGGAGATCGCCGACGCCCAGCAGGTTCCGTTGCGGTTTCTGTTGAACATCCTCGCCGACCTGCGCCGGGTCGGATTGGTCGACAGCCGGCGCGGACCGCACGGCGGTTGGTGGTTATCCCGGCCGGCTGGGTCGATAACGGTCGCCGACGTGATCCGAGCGGTCGATGGGCCGCTCAGCGAGCCCACGAACGCGCGACCCGGCGAGACGGCGAAGCTGGCAAGCGCGGCATCGGTCGACGACCTGTGGGCCGCCGTGCACGCGGGCATCCGGGACATCCTCGAACGCATCACGGTGGCCGACCTCGCCACCGGCGACCTGCCGGGCGCCACGGCGGTGTAG
- a CDS encoding sulfate ABC transporter ATP-binding protein, whose translation MSIEVRNVSKSFGDFHALDDVSVDIETGQLTAVLGPSGGGKSTLLRIIAGLEQPDAGTVLIDGKDVTHVAARDRGIGFVFQHYAAFTHMTVWDNVAFGLKVAKAPKPKIRGRVNDLLKLVHLEGLASRYPSELSGGQRQRMALARALAVEPALMLLDEPFGALDVKVRQELREWLRRLHDEVHTTTIFVTHDQEEAMEIADQIIVINEGRVEQSGTPDQLYDHPANGFVMGFLGPVTQLDGQMVRPHDIRVSKSAGPRAQAVVITRLVSLGFETRLVAHPVNGGDPIVVQLTRNQIHELELNEGETVYLTAVPTTTPLSMAAAAPVEQAG comes from the coding sequence ATGAGCATCGAGGTCCGCAACGTCAGCAAGTCCTTCGGTGACTTCCACGCTCTCGACGACGTGAGCGTCGACATCGAGACCGGTCAGCTGACCGCCGTGCTCGGCCCGAGCGGCGGTGGCAAGTCGACCTTGCTCCGGATCATCGCCGGACTCGAGCAGCCCGACGCGGGCACCGTCTTGATCGATGGTAAGGACGTGACGCACGTAGCTGCCCGCGACCGTGGGATCGGCTTCGTCTTCCAGCACTACGCGGCCTTCACCCACATGACGGTGTGGGACAACGTCGCGTTCGGCCTGAAGGTGGCCAAGGCACCCAAGCCCAAGATTCGCGGCCGGGTGAACGACCTGCTCAAGCTCGTTCACCTCGAAGGGCTCGCGTCCCGCTACCCGTCCGAGCTGTCCGGTGGGCAGCGGCAACGGATGGCGCTGGCCCGGGCGCTGGCGGTCGAACCCGCGCTCATGCTGCTCGACGAGCCGTTCGGCGCGCTCGACGTCAAGGTGCGCCAGGAACTGCGCGAGTGGCTGCGGCGGCTGCACGACGAGGTGCACACGACCACGATCTTCGTCACCCACGACCAGGAAGAGGCGATGGAGATCGCGGACCAGATCATCGTCATCAACGAGGGTCGGGTCGAGCAGTCCGGAACGCCGGACCAGCTCTACGACCACCCGGCGAACGGATTCGTCATGGGGTTCCTCGGCCCGGTGACGCAGCTCGATGGACAGATGGTCCGACCACACGACATCCGGGTGTCGAAGTCCGCCGGCCCGCGGGCGCAGGCGGTGGTGATCACCCGGCTGGTGTCGCTGGGCTTCGAGACGCGGCTGGTCGCACACCCCGTGAACGGCGGCGACCCGATCGTCGTACAGCTCACCCGCAACCAGATCCACGAGCTCGAGCTGAACGAGGGAGAGACCGTGTACCTCACCGCCGTCCCGACCACAACACCCCTGTCGATGGCCGCCGCCGCTCCGGTGGAGCAGGCCGGCTGA